In one window of Methanoregula sp. DNA:
- the smc gene encoding chromosome segregation protein SMC — translation MHITELEIDNFKSFSKKTKIPFLEGFTVISGPNGSGKSNIIDSVLFVLALSSSRNLRAEKLTDLINLNSGRNIAEVALQFSDGTKIRRRIKRTGNGYYSYNYLNDRLCKQSDIVDHLAKHGIKPHGYNVVMQGDVTRIMEMSDFERRKIIDEIAGVSEFDTKKQQALSELDIVRERIEREELLLIELSKRAHELKREREHALEYQKWQKDLSYFQNCRSVAQLHDREKELNSLLRSTEEHKIHLSRIASDRSIEENELAYLKADLKDIDDLINKKSGSDYLKLIAELEEAKGGIKLAEQTIVRLRKEKETNLEAINRVYMDTKRAEARVTECTDQIRSLTIDRTNVAMEVATFKAQLEKVETELKAHSEDTEGSREKLFALLKESEEKKAQRSGILHQQDMLIEKSRMRTTELERLTLLLKQLDEEYTAKQSQLTDSEKSVGDLAAEKKELDRNLSELEGAMFAQRSTLERLKTEIRSAEQDVYRLEAAQQARGESGGKAIEAIMAMEGVHGTIADLGKAPPEYSMALNIAAGNKLQFVVCDDDQIAADAIRYLKEERLGRATFLPLNKLKPPQLPPVKEPGVIDYAVNLIDYDPKFDRAFAVALGGTVVVDTLDRARKLIGKYRMVTLEGEILEKSGAMTGGSAKKQAIRGFGAAVDDEIMRIRSHLGELQGEAATLEAGVKRLVEEVDARRATRNEIDQKVARFGMFTEEFSRRFEAITVEKQTIEAAVARQTEETRNGGAELGALEGELDKTTEAINAINVRIEEIKKRLDDTNIPALTEQMERKRKEIEEAERRLRNKDADINDAQRERQHFNARLVELGEDRARQDERNRQIDTDIAGSNEQIGIHKSQIAALEERQKEFSGVLDELRAKRGEASQHIQDSELKLMKFDADKERISIQLGAIDERAKTLGIEVGMLRQQVGEMDTTLSLTEIEGKIAEADGALRKIGAVNMLAIEEYDKVERQVGERTERKETLSSERTSLIERIEQFEQMKYEAFTAAFKAIDTNFREIFARLTSGSGNLVLENEEDPFAGGMTFAVKPRDKKVHLLSSLSGGEKSLTTLAFIFSIQRYIPAPFYAFDEVDMSLDGSNVERISSMVTELAPNSQFVIVSLRKPMIDAAQRIMGVTLRSDKSTLVTGVKAHGGA, via the coding sequence TTGCATATCACAGAACTCGAGATAGATAATTTCAAGTCTTTTTCCAAAAAGACAAAAATCCCTTTTTTAGAAGGGTTCACGGTGATATCGGGTCCTAATGGGTCTGGTAAAAGCAATATCATCGATTCTGTTCTTTTTGTACTGGCACTTTCGAGTTCCCGCAATCTCCGTGCAGAGAAGCTCACGGACTTAATCAACCTGAATTCCGGGCGCAATATCGCCGAAGTCGCCCTCCAGTTCTCAGACGGGACGAAGATCCGGCGGAGGATCAAGCGGACCGGCAACGGGTATTACAGCTATAATTACCTCAATGACCGGCTCTGCAAACAGAGCGATATTGTCGATCATCTTGCAAAGCACGGGATCAAACCCCATGGCTACAATGTGGTGATGCAGGGAGATGTGACCCGCATCATGGAGATGAGCGATTTCGAGCGGCGCAAGATCATCGATGAGATCGCCGGGGTTTCTGAGTTCGATACCAAGAAACAGCAGGCGCTCTCGGAGCTCGATATCGTGCGGGAGCGGATCGAACGTGAGGAACTGCTCCTCATCGAGCTGAGCAAACGGGCCCATGAACTCAAACGTGAGCGCGAGCACGCTCTTGAGTACCAGAAATGGCAGAAAGATCTCTCGTATTTCCAGAACTGCCGGTCCGTCGCCCAGCTCCATGACCGGGAAAAAGAACTCAATTCACTCCTGCGTTCAACCGAAGAGCATAAGATCCACCTGTCACGGATCGCCTCTGACCGGAGTATTGAGGAGAATGAACTCGCCTACTTAAAGGCGGATTTAAAGGATATTGACGATCTGATCAACAAGAAGAGCGGTTCGGATTATCTCAAACTGATCGCAGAATTAGAAGAAGCCAAGGGCGGGATCAAGCTCGCCGAGCAGACGATTGTCCGCCTCAGGAAGGAAAAGGAAACCAATCTTGAGGCGATCAACCGTGTGTACATGGATACGAAACGGGCAGAAGCCCGGGTAACCGAATGCACTGACCAGATCCGTTCCCTCACCATCGACCGCACGAATGTTGCCATGGAAGTGGCAACGTTTAAGGCCCAGCTCGAAAAGGTGGAGACCGAGTTAAAGGCACACTCCGAAGATACGGAAGGCTCGCGGGAGAAACTGTTCGCGCTTCTCAAAGAGAGCGAGGAGAAGAAGGCGCAGCGTTCCGGCATCCTGCACCAGCAGGACATGCTGATCGAGAAGAGCCGGATGCGCACCACCGAACTGGAACGCCTCACCCTGCTCTTAAAACAGCTCGATGAAGAGTATACCGCAAAACAGTCCCAGCTCACGGACAGCGAGAAGAGTGTCGGGGACCTTGCAGCAGAGAAGAAGGAGCTGGACCGCAATCTCTCGGAACTCGAAGGAGCGATGTTTGCCCAGCGCTCCACCCTTGAACGGCTGAAAACCGAGATACGATCTGCGGAACAGGACGTGTACCGTCTTGAGGCTGCCCAGCAGGCCCGCGGGGAATCAGGAGGTAAGGCGATCGAGGCGATCATGGCAATGGAAGGGGTGCACGGCACCATTGCCGACCTCGGCAAAGCCCCGCCCGAATACTCGATGGCGCTCAATATTGCCGCAGGCAACAAGCTCCAGTTCGTAGTCTGCGACGACGATCAGATCGCGGCCGATGCGATCCGGTACCTCAAGGAGGAGCGGCTCGGGCGTGCTACGTTCCTCCCCCTCAATAAATTAAAACCCCCTCAGCTTCCCCCGGTCAAGGAACCGGGCGTTATTGATTATGCGGTAAACCTGATCGATTACGACCCGAAATTTGACCGGGCGTTTGCCGTTGCACTGGGAGGCACCGTCGTGGTCGATACCCTTGACCGGGCACGCAAACTGATCGGCAAATACCGCATGGTCACGCTCGAAGGCGAAATACTCGAAAAGAGCGGGGCAATGACGGGTGGGTCGGCAAAGAAGCAGGCCATACGGGGTTTTGGCGCTGCGGTCGATGACGAGATCATGCGGATCCGATCGCACCTCGGTGAATTACAGGGTGAGGCCGCGACGCTGGAAGCAGGGGTAAAGCGTCTCGTCGAAGAAGTGGATGCCCGGCGTGCAACCCGGAACGAGATCGACCAGAAAGTTGCCCGTTTCGGGATGTTCACTGAGGAGTTCTCGCGCCGGTTTGAGGCCATCACGGTCGAGAAACAGACGATTGAAGCGGCGGTTGCCCGGCAGACAGAGGAGACCCGGAACGGCGGTGCAGAGCTTGGCGCGCTCGAAGGCGAGCTGGACAAGACGACTGAGGCTATCAATGCGATCAATGTCCGGATCGAGGAGATCAAGAAGCGCCTCGATGATACCAACATCCCGGCTCTCACCGAGCAGATGGAGAGGAAGCGCAAGGAGATCGAGGAAGCGGAACGCCGGCTCCGGAACAAGGATGCCGATATCAATGATGCCCAGCGCGAGCGCCAGCATTTCAATGCCCGTCTTGTCGAACTCGGGGAAGACCGCGCCCGGCAGGATGAGCGCAACCGCCAGATCGATACCGATATCGCAGGATCAAACGAGCAGATAGGTATCCACAAGTCCCAGATTGCTGCCCTTGAAGAGCGGCAGAAGGAGTTCTCCGGAGTACTTGACGAGCTCCGCGCCAAGCGGGGTGAAGCCTCGCAGCATATCCAGGACTCGGAACTCAAACTTATGAAGTTTGATGCCGACAAGGAGCGGATCAGCATCCAGCTGGGAGCAATCGACGAGCGTGCCAAAACCTTAGGCATTGAAGTCGGGATGCTCCGGCAACAGGTCGGAGAGATGGACACCACCCTTTCCCTGACGGAGATCGAAGGAAAAATTGCAGAAGCGGATGGTGCCCTGCGGAAGATCGGTGCCGTGAACATGCTCGCGATCGAAGAGTACGACAAGGTAGAGCGGCAGGTGGGCGAGCGGACGGAGCGCAAGGAGACCCTGTCGAGCGAGCGGACGAGCCTTATCGAGCGGATCGAGCAGTTCGAGCAGATGAAATACGAAGCATTCACGGCTGCATTCAAGGCTATTGACACCAACTTCCGGGAGATCTTTGCCCGCCTCACCAGCGGGAGCGGGAACCTTGTGCTGGAAAACGAAGAGGACCCGTTTGCCGGGGGAATGACGTTTGCCGTCAAGCCCCGGGACAAGAAAGTGCACCTGCTCTCCTCCCTCTCCGGCGGGGAAAAGTCGCTTACTACCTTAGCGTTCATCTTCTCTATCCAGCGGTACATCCCCGCCCCGTTCTATGCTTTCGATGAAGTGGATATGTCGCTCGACGGCTCGAACGTGGAGCGTATCTCATCGATGGTCACGGAACTTGCACCCAACTCGCAGTTCGTCATCGTATCGCTGCGCAAGCCGATGATCGATGCAGCGCAACGCATCATGGGTGTCACGCTGCGTTCCGACAAGAGCACGCTGGTCACCGGGGTCAAGGCACATGGCGGAGCCTGA
- the glyA gene encoding serine hydroxymethyltransferase translates to MSYLSKTDPEIADIIEKERLRQTNGLELIASENLVSHAVLEAMGSIMTNKYAEGYPGKRYYGGCEYHDMAENLARDRLKQLFGAEHANVQPHSGTQANMAVYFAYMSLGDTLMSMKLQQGGHLSHGSPVSFTGKFYKVAQYGVDPMTEMIDYGAVEELAKKEKPKMLVCGASAYPRTIDFKAFQEIADGVGAYCMADIAHIAGLCATGVHPNSVGVVNFTTTTTHKTLRGPRGGAIMCNSEYAQAIDKAIFPGMQGGPLMHTITAKAVCFEEALKPSFKVYSQQIVKNAKVLAETLMNNGLRLVSGGTDNHLMLLDLTAQGITGLEAEVALGKAGITVNKNTIPNETKSPFITSGLRVGTPAVTSRGMKEAEMRNIGNWIATIVKDVHNEAAIKDIHAKVHAMSSKFPIYPE, encoded by the coding sequence ATGTCTTATCTGTCTAAAACTGATCCAGAAATAGCAGATATTATCGAAAAAGAACGACTTCGCCAGACCAATGGCCTCGAGCTCATTGCGTCTGAAAATCTCGTCTCCCATGCGGTACTCGAAGCTATGGGGTCTATCATGACCAACAAGTATGCCGAGGGGTATCCCGGGAAACGGTACTACGGCGGCTGCGAGTATCACGATATGGCCGAGAATCTAGCCCGCGACCGGTTGAAGCAGCTGTTCGGCGCTGAGCACGCAAACGTGCAGCCCCACTCCGGCACCCAGGCAAACATGGCGGTTTATTTTGCGTATATGAGCCTCGGAGACACCCTGATGAGCATGAAGCTCCAGCAGGGAGGTCACCTGTCCCACGGTTCTCCGGTCAGCTTTACCGGCAAGTTTTACAAGGTAGCCCAGTATGGCGTTGACCCGATGACCGAGATGATCGATTACGGCGCAGTCGAGGAACTGGCAAAGAAGGAGAAGCCCAAGATGCTGGTCTGTGGTGCATCCGCGTACCCCCGCACCATCGATTTCAAGGCATTCCAGGAGATTGCTGATGGTGTCGGCGCCTACTGTATGGCCGATATCGCCCACATCGCCGGGCTCTGCGCAACCGGCGTCCACCCGAACTCGGTCGGCGTCGTGAACTTCACCACCACCACCACCCACAAGACCCTGAGGGGACCCCGGGGCGGCGCGATCATGTGCAACAGCGAGTATGCACAGGCCATCGACAAGGCGATCTTCCCCGGCATGCAGGGCGGCCCCCTCATGCACACCATTACGGCAAAAGCAGTCTGTTTCGAAGAAGCCCTCAAGCCTTCGTTCAAGGTATACAGCCAGCAGATAGTGAAGAACGCAAAGGTGCTGGCCGAGACCCTGATGAACAACGGTCTCCGGCTCGTTTCGGGGGGTACCGACAACCACCTGATGCTCCTCGACCTGACCGCACAGGGCATCACGGGTCTTGAAGCGGAAGTCGCGCTCGGAAAAGCCGGCATAACGGTGAACAAGAACACGATCCCCAACGAGACCAAGAGCCCGTTCATTACCAGCGGCCTCCGGGTTGGCACTCCCGCCGTCACCTCACGCGGCATGAAAGAGGCGGAGATGCGCAATATCGGGAACTGGATTGCAACCATTGTCAAGGACGTTCACAACGAAGCCGCGATCAAGGACATCCACGCAAAGGTCCATGCCATGTCCAGCAAATTCCCGATCTATCCGGAATAA
- the folD gene encoding bifunctional methylenetetrahydrofolate dehydrogenase/methenyltetrahydrofolate cyclohydrolase FolD has product MILDGKKCSAMRLELLKEEIEDSGLYPRLATVIVGNDPASQMYVRMKHRACEQVGIGSVGIELPADATTEKVLESVHQLNRDTDIDGILVQLPLPKQVDAERVIEAISPQKDVDGYHPENMGLLFSGKPRFTSCTPTGIMTLLAEYKIPLAGARAVVVGRSIDVGRPMAALLLNADATVTICHSKTKDLAEEMKRADILISAIGKAHFIQPAMVKPGAVVIDVGINQLDGKLVGDVEYAKVSEIASAITPVPGGVGPMTIATLMENTYRAAKVKACTSA; this is encoded by the coding sequence ATAATCCTTGATGGAAAAAAGTGCTCGGCAATGCGGCTCGAACTCCTCAAAGAAGAGATCGAGGATTCAGGACTCTATCCCCGCCTTGCCACCGTGATTGTCGGCAATGACCCTGCATCGCAGATGTATGTGAGGATGAAACACCGCGCCTGCGAGCAGGTGGGCATCGGATCGGTAGGTATCGAACTTCCTGCCGATGCCACCACGGAAAAGGTACTGGAATCGGTCCACCAGCTGAACAGGGATACCGATATCGACGGGATCCTCGTCCAGCTCCCCCTCCCGAAACAGGTGGATGCAGAGCGCGTGATCGAAGCGATCAGCCCGCAGAAAGATGTGGACGGGTACCACCCCGAGAACATGGGGCTCCTTTTCTCCGGCAAGCCCCGGTTCACATCGTGCACCCCGACCGGGATTATGACCCTGCTTGCAGAATACAAGATCCCGCTCGCGGGTGCCCGTGCAGTCGTAGTCGGGCGCAGTATCGATGTGGGGCGCCCCATGGCGGCATTACTGCTCAATGCCGATGCAACAGTGACGATCTGCCACAGCAAAACAAAAGATCTTGCTGAAGAGATGAAGCGGGCTGATATTCTGATTTCCGCCATCGGCAAGGCCCACTTTATCCAGCCGGCAATGGTAAAGCCGGGAGCAGTTGTCATCGATGTGGGGATCAACCAGCTGGATGGCAAACTGGTCGGTGATGTGGAATATGCAAAAGTCAGTGAGATTGCTTCCGCTATCACCCCGGTTCCGGGCGGCGTTGGCCCGATGACGATTGCAACCCTGATGGAAAACACCTACCGGGCGGCAAAGGTGAAGGCATGCACCAGTGCGTAA